One genomic window of Conger conger chromosome 7, fConCon1.1, whole genome shotgun sequence includes the following:
- the LOC133133271 gene encoding protein ABHD15, whose amino-acid sequence MRELVLCLLPSLVLFVTALLFHWPPVRASVGQLVWGVSSLLWVWLCWFLELPLVADSRMDIEGPQLVCKATALAQFLLRNCQSLARPSLASWPWGDPNIQTLCSLAGPPGANEGIRFARDYLQVKDGGVVALDWAVGPKEEAEQWRGGGAKQEQGAGGGGGGRALGCHTSCPPVLILIPNSWGRVTPHLIRLCALALRQGYCPVVFHRRGQGGCPLVTPKFQEFGDPSDLVQAVTYLRYRHPASALLAVSEGSGSGLLLSYLGECGSSSYLTAAACLSPVLQGQLWFDMPLPPLYRWGVLLYQKLQLSRYASALSAVLDVERLLACSSQRDLEVAIFCSERGSRKSGARAGQPGGSGGDRGVGQSGARAGQTDEREEVAWGDYWERNEPLRDADEVAVPVLCVRSLDDPLLPPAPALPTQLFQNSPYFLLALTARGGHCGFTAQDGDGAPCWSHQALLEYFRVVAEFLRAEEGKANGTRGAVPRGSQWRRSTVTARRRRRARRPLVRFSIDSEGQSSGEEDMFTWHRSHTR is encoded by the exons ATGCGGGAGCTTGTGTTGTGCCTGCTGCCCTCTCTGGTCCTGTTCGTTACCGCCCTGCTTTTCCATTGGCCCCCAGTGCGGGCTAGCGTGGGGCAATTGGTGTGGGGAGTTAGCAGCTtgctgtgggtgtggctgtgctggttcCTGGAACTCCCATTGGTCGCTGACAGTAGGATGGACATAGAGGGTCCTCAGCTGGTTTGCAAGGCCACGGCACTAGCCCAGTTCCTGCTCCGGAACTGCCAGTCCCTGGCCCGGCCCAGCCTGGCATCCTGGCCCTGGGGGGACCCAAACATACAGACCCTCTGCAGCCTGGCAGGGCCCCCGGGAGCCAACGAAGGGATACGGTTTGCCAGGGACTACCTGCAGGTGAAGGATGGGGGCGTGGTGGCTTTGGATTGGGCGGTGGGTCCAAAAGAGGAGGCAGAGCAGTGGAGGGGAGGCGGTGCAAAGCAagagcagggggcaggaggaggtggaggagggagggccCTGGGCTGCCACACCTCCTGCCCCCCCGTCCTCATTCTCATCCCCAACTCGTGGGGCAGGGTAACCCCCCATCTGATCCGGCTGTGTGCCCTGGCTCTGCGACAGGGGTACTGCCCTGTGGTGTTCCATCGTCGCGGCCAGGGCGGCTGCCCCCTGGTCACTCCCAAGTTCCAGGAGTTCGGGGATCCCTCTGACCTGGTCCAGGCTGTGACTTACCTCCGTTACCGCCACCCAGCATCCGCTCTGCTCGCCGTCAGCGAAGGCTCGGGGTCTGGCCTGCTCCTGTCCTACCTGGGGGAGTGTGGGTCCTCCTCTTACCTGACGGCCGCGGCCTGCCTGTCGCCGGTCCTGCAGGGGCAGCTGTGGTTCGACATGCCCCTGCCTCCCCTGTACCGCTGGGGAGTGCTGCTTTACCAAAAGCTGCAGCTCAGCAG GTATGCGAGTGCACTCAGTGCCGTGCTGGATGTGGAGCGGCTGCTAGCCTGCTCCTCTCAGAGGGACCTGGAGGTGGCCATCTTCTGCTCTGAGAGAGGGTCCCGGAAGAGTGGGGCCAGGGCGGGGCAGCCAGGGGGCAGCGGCGGGGATAGGGGTGTGGGGCAGAGTGGGGCCAGGGCGGGGCAGACggatgagagggaggaggtgGCCTGGGGCGACTACTGGGAGCGCAACGAGCCGCTCCGGGATGCGGACGAGGTGGCGGTGCCCGTCCTGTGCGTCCGCAGCCTGGACGACCCGctcctgccccccgcccccgccctgcCCACGCAGCTGTTCCAGAACAGCCCCTACTTCCTGCTGGCGCTCACCGCCCGCGGCGGGCACTGCGGCTTCACCGCGCAGGACGGCGacggcgccccctgctggagccaccAGGCGCTGCTGGAGTACTTCCGGGTCGTGGCGGAGTTCCTGAGGGCGGAGGAGGGGAAAGCCAATGGGACGAGGGGGGCGGTGCCGAGGGGGAGCCAGTGGAGGAGGAGCACCGTGACGGCCCGCAGGCGAAGGAGGGCGAGGCGGCCGCTGGTCCGCTTCTCCATCGACTCGGAGGGGCAGAGTTCCGGGGAAGAGGACATGTTCACCtggcacaggtcacacacacgcTGA